The sequence TTTTAaacattgatttttaaataaatcataaaaaaagaatgagtgGTACACTGCTGTTTTGAATACTGCCACATACCTTCATGGCTGCTGCCACAATTCTTCTGACcactggagttttttttttttttaatgaatatcCAGTAAAGTGTTTCTTAATTTTCTCATCAGACTTTTGACATCTCTCTTAGTTTGTTTTCCTAATATGACAAACAGTAGCCTGGAGTGTCACTTGAATCCAGAAGGAATGTATAAATCTTTCTTTTAGGGAAAATGAAGATCTGAAAAACATTGTTGTGCAATTTGTGTGATGAGAAAAATGAGTCACAAATGAAAAAGACATGTgctgtgtactgtatatcattTAGGAATTTCGGAACAGTTCACGTTAGAAGGCATCTCTCTGAAATAGGAATGTAAACAGCATGAGACCAACTGTGGATTGCCTTTACCAAAGCCTAATCATGTAGTTTGGATTCATGGAGGTTGAGAGATGGTTGACTTGCAACACAATTTCAGTAAAGGCTGTTTTTCTGTCCCACGAtgctcttaaaggtcccatgacaaggtgctctttggatgcttttatataggccttagtggtcccctaatactgtatctaaaggcTCTTTtcccactagagccagtcccacaatgaactTTTGTTAGGACGTGCCACTTCTgattctgtagcttttgaggaggagagagaaggggggtggggggggcttgaccaacggctactttgcttgtttgaaagacatgatgtctggcaaagcagagaaaggggaagtgaCTGATGTAACTgagctggaatcttgccccttatgagatCATAAgaagcaagattccagatcggcccatctgagctttcattttctctaagGAAGAGCAGGGTagccagggctcggtttacacctattgccatttctagccactgggggaccataggcaggctgggcaAACTcacattcatgttaaaaaaactaatttcaagtaaaatgttcatgccatgggaccttttaaagtcaaaattaggtttattttaAGCTCAGGATCAGGGGCGTGGGAATGTAAATTGTCAGTGAAGGTTgtcaaaaatacagtatagatgTACGGAGCGTGACGCTGCTACAGACGTCTGTCACAGCTTGTCGCATTAGCAGCAGTTGTGTTTAGCCGCTTCAGAGCTCTATCCAGCTCCATCAGGTAAGCagtagttggtggttcagttacccgAGAATAGatgactgtgagccgggtacagagcaccgtgaGCTGCCGGTCGTTTTGGCGGCGATTACAGTTACGTTTAGGTACAGAATTGACTAGTTAAGTTttggaaaaagattgtggtttgaaTTAAAACACACCCAAGGAACATGCATTTCctgtttccatttccattttcatttgttttccctGGAAAGCGAACTCCGCTCCCTGGCTTGAAAGTCCTGTAACGCCCACCCATACACCCCGACCTCCTTCCTACGCTGCCAGCCGCGTTCTTTTACAGCACCAGTCAATGTTgtgcacactgcaaaaaaacaacatggaagttgtacaaattacagtgcttaatttttttgtagattttcgAATGTATAattcatgagaacaggctgaaCATAATGTAGTTAATAATAACATGAGCTGAATGCAGGTTTTGGTTTAGGAGTTCGTAATTATTGTCCTGTCCGTGGTAaaaatgaaagaggaaaaaaaaacattgcttgCATGACACTTCTACTTTTAGCCTTCTTGCTATCACAGTTTACTAGTTGAGGTGCTTAATATGGCTTCATTATTTTcttcaaaatctttttttattacccTCCTGCTCTTTTTCCATATTCCATATTCCAAAGTGGTGCATTCATGCAGTCTGAATTCAAAGGTGCCTCCTCTCAGACCATTAACAATATTCAGCCATGCAGAATGTAGTGTGTTTAAATGATTACACTTAAATATTCAAGAACGTTTTCCAAGGCGTTGTCAATGACTCCTGGCACAGTGGGTGATTGAAAAGATCTTTGTACGCCGCACCAGTGAGATGACTTTTGGGATGTCAGCTGGTCTGTTGATCTGTTGGTTCAACATATTGGTCCATACTGAACGTATCTCAACATCTACTGGATGGATTGGATttaaatttggtacagacatttGTGGTCCACCGAAGCTGAATCCTGaggactttggtgatcccctgacatTTCATACAGCTTCGAACACTTCTGATGGATAACAtagcatgttaacattagcATGCAGTGCAGCTGTGCAGAGGTCTAACAGCTTGAAGTAATGAACGTTGTAACAAGTCAGCAGCAAAGGACTGAGCCTGACAAGCTGTCAGTGGTCACCGAACAAAGAATAAACCCTTTTCATATTCAACATGACTTGTCTGCAGTGCCACCCTCATTGCCCCACTAATGGTAAGGCTCTGTAACAATAGCAAAAATAGTCTCGCAAATCTTCACTCACCCAACAATTTTGTTTTCTGGTGTGTAAGAATTTCAATCTCAGGGGCTGCTACCATGGCTAGAGACAACATGTCTTTCAGGAATCTCATTCCCATTCTGGCTAATAAATGTGTGGAAGCTTTCGCCTAAACATTCTGCAGCCTCCTAATTGCGTCTGATTCCAGCCCTGCTGACGTCAAACCAGAAGACATCAGACCCTGTCAGTGTTAGGAGCTTCCTCCATCCACTGTGCTGAGCAGATTGGACCTCCTACAGTACTGTATACTCCAGGTTGAAGTCACTTCCTAACACTGAGGATGGTCATCTGTAGACACTCCTCCTTCAGAGCCACCAGTTCTGTCTTGTAGCTGTTGGTCTTGTCTCCATCAGCGTACACACAAGGCTGCTTCTTTGCTGCCAGCGGCGTTTCGAAAGTCACCGAACCAGCATTGAGTATGTCGGCGTTTGATGGTGAGGAAGAGGAGCGCCGTTTGCATGCTGCAGAAAGTAAAGCTGAGAGAGCTCGGCCAACGTCGTGCCTCGCCCCCTCGTTGACAAAACAGTACAAAATGGGGTCGGCAACGCAGTTGAGGCTGGTCAGCGCCAGCGATACGTGGTACGCTGCAAACAAGCTCTCCTCTGAGCTGCAGTCACATGGCTTCTGTATGAACATGACACTCCGCACCAGCAGGAGGATGTGGTACGGTCCAAAGCAGAGCAAAACGATCAGGATCAGACTCAACGCCAGACGCTGAATTTTGGCCTTTTCCTGGCGCTCTGTTGAGACGTTGCAGCGCACCGCTACCAGAATCCCACGGTAGGCAACTAGCATGGCTGTCCATGGAGCGAGGAAGCCCAGGAATGTCCTGTAGAGGTTCATCCCTGCCACCCAGTCCTGCATGGGATACTTCTCAAAGCAGAAAGTGTGGTTGAATCGATCCTGGAAGAGCTCATCGTGGAAGAGAGGAGCAGAGTTGGCTATGATCTCAATTGTCCACACCATGGCGCTGACCAGGATAGCTGCAGGACGTTcagcagaggagaggaaggaagaggagTGAGAAATGTTCGACTTTGCAACAACGTCTCTGTGaatatgtatgaatgaatgtattGAAAGAAAATGGGGTGCTCTGAAATGAGACACAAACACCGCTAAAAGAGTCTTTAACTTTCAATTGATTGAGTGACACAATGTACCTAAGTAATTATTAAGtataattaattttattaatttttaacagTCGGCTGAATACCATCTGTTTCAAAGAGAAACGTTATCTACTTCCCCACTGTGACTCATATAAAGAGTTTCCATTCCAATTATTTTTCCAattgaggtaaaaaaaaattttttgatctttttctatttctagAAAAGCTGGTTTTTGAACTGGTCTTGAGGTACATACTGTATCATTACACATTATTAAAAGTAATAACTTCAGCACACATACTCCTTTAATTAGATATTTATAGAAACTTCTTTTGACATGGACGGGATCTCTACACAAACTTAATTTCCTGTTATGTCAAGCAATGGCTGATTGGAAGACGCACATCCACTCAGCAAATGCAATATATTTATCCTGCAAAAACACGAGGAGATGCAGTACCCTATTTGTCAGATTTGAAAGCACTCACTCATTTTACTGGAAAGTTTTgtgcttttcaaaatgttttattttagattcaTTCATCATAATTGCTAAGCACATAATTAAACCTCTTTAACCAAGCGTAACTAAGCATAATTCACTTTGAttagttttaacatttttttgttttgtttattacgTAAAAAGGAAAAGCCGATCCTTAACCCAACATACCTGTTTTGATTCGTCGAACCTTGGCGAAGCGCAGTGGATATGCCACGGCCAGGTACCTGTCCAGGGATATGCAGCAGAGGAAGGCGATGCTGACGTAGATGTTGGTGTAGAAGATGAAGCCAAATAGCTTGCAGCTCTCCTGACCGTGGATCCAGTCATCGTGCTGCAGGAAGTAGTCGATCCACAGAGGCAGAGTGGTGATGTAGAGGAGGTCAGCCACTGACAGGTTCATCAGGTAGATGCCGAGCTCATTGCGTTGCCGTACCTGGAGGGACGAATGGgatgaagggagggagggaaagatgAAGGGAGAAGAGGATAGGGAGGCAGGAGTAAGAGATGAAGAAGACAAATAGATGAAAAAAGAAGCAATGTGCAATGATGAAGAGGATTTAGAAGGTTTTGTTCAACCTCTATGCTTTGATTTAAGTTAAAGGTTAGGAAAAGATAAGGACTCATGCAGTGTCTGTTTGCATTTTatgcacatttttaaaagatgactaaaaatgatgtgtgtatttccatCAGCTGTAAATCATACAGATGGATATATCCAATGCCTTTACAAACAAAGACATGCTCTTGGTAATATACTGCCGCTCATGAGCGTACAACCATCACTTGGACTTGTCAATGAGAGAGCGATGGACAGATACTTTGCCAGCAGCAGTTAAACGTGCCCATTTTATAGCTTCCCTTAAGCTTTTCTAATTAGATTTATCAGCACTTGGATTCACATCCAGCTACTAGGAGACACTTCTGTTTCACAATATGTTGAAATGTCACTCACTTCTATGAGTTGGTGAACTTTCTTGAATGAAAAGTCAATAACATTTCTGCCTGCTGCTGCCAAAGTAAACTGACAGTCTGTGGGAAACATTGGAAATGTTTTATGCTGTATGAGAAAATATCACCAGTGCTCCGTTGACTGTATGGAGCTTATATGTTACATGGAAAAGCTGTTATTACACAGTGAAAATCATGTTACCTGTTACTTTATAGTAACAGTAATTAGTTGCAAAACGCATAACATGACTTCCCTTCTTCTGTCATTTATAGAAAATCGAACATTATTTAATGAGCAACCAGCCCACACATTAGAGCTGTAGCTCTTAAGTGTTGACCCTGCTTCACACTCAAATTCCATTCAGTTCAGTAACTAATTGTACACGGTAACTAACtatgtagtttgtttgtttgtttgttgatatGCAAGGTATGCATGCCCTTTTTTTTAGAATATCATCACATTATGGTATACTGCTTCTGATTGTCTTAACTTCATTATCAGGGTTAGGACAGTGGTGTGTCTTGGTGCGTCATGTGTGTCGTGATGACAACGTGCCCCCTTAGTTAGCTGTTGCTGTTTCAAAATCATTTGAGTTGAAAGAAAAGCTCacgttgaaaatgtgcctgtttggaacgggccgatttcttggcctgtggtattgctgcttgtggaattcttcaaaaccaaattgtaactcaaaatgacttacagaaggaccccaaaccacttaatatgccactccactgtatagcctgctactgacttacagtgtaggctacttttacatTAGATggaagacattgtactactaTATTTCCCTGACAGGGAATGGGGCAGATTCAGAATTTAATCACAAGGCAGTGTGCAACCGACCTGGCTGgttatgagagctaatcagcacATATCTGCATTAATCCACCACCAGAACGgaccatgtttgtgtgtgtgtgtgtgtgtgtgtNNNNNNNNNNgtgtgtgtgtgtgtgtgtgtgtgggcccaGAGAgcgataaagagagagagaggtgctgtTGTCTTGTGTCGTACAATCGTTAAgaaatttaacatttcagcagaGGTGTTAATTTTCATACAGGTTTAGTGGATTGACAGTTGACGGTGAAGTAGGGGATTTGATCCGCGGGGGTATTTTGGCGACAGTAATGTTATTAAAGTTAGAAGTAGATTTAATCAAACCgacccagggtgagtctgatgaaaagtGCTGTGTCTGCCCGGTTTAGCTCAGAGACTTTCTCACATTGGAATAATAAGGAATAATCTCAGAGATTACGTTATGTTCTGCGTCTGTTTTGAAGCGGTGAATGTAGTCTACAGCTCACAGCGACTTAATACGATATagtgtctggcttttgtttgataCTTAGTGTTGGCAAATTCACTCTTAGCAAAATGATAGACACTGAAAAGACAGCGTTGCGTCANNNNNNNNNNCCCCCCGACAGTAGCGATGTTCCTTTCAGCTATCCGCTCATGCTTCAGGAAAGTGAAGAAACGTTAGTTTGGTATATCAAGCAATCATGTAATGTTGGAAGTAGAAAAAACTGTACTGGAGTCAAAGCCCGCCCCCAGCTGCTGTTAAGGTTCCCCCCCAAatatgtttgagtgtgtgtcctCCTCACCTGCATGTAGGCTGCCCACAAGGCCATGCAGTTGGTGGGCAGCCCCAGAACGATGACGATGATGTAGAGCGTGGGCTGGAAGAACTGGTCCACCTTACTGTCCACATTACAGAAGGTGATGTTGCACATTGTCATGTGTGAAATGctctgagtgtgtttgtgagtgtgtgcaggTGTCAGATGTGTTTTCAGCTCCTCTCAGCTCTGAGTGTCCTTCTGTAGTCTCACTATATTCCAGCTCCAGCAGTTTGACAGTGACATGCCAACTCTGGCGTTCTGCTCGTCTACCACACGGCTGTCTGACACGAGCAACAGAAGACAAGAGAGCTGTCATGTCCAGGGCACTTCATGGTTCCTTCTTCTTAAAACACTGTCCTTCTCGCCCAGGGGCTTTGCCATGTCATAATCCTCATTCACGCTTCATAGCCAGCCCTTGTGTCCCTCAACatggaagaaaagagaagaaagaaaggagcGAGGGATAAAATGTAGTGAAATAAAGTCTGCCTTATCGACACTGTGCCAGGCCTCCCGCGCCTGGACAGAGCCTCATCAATCTTTTAGAGATAAGAGGTCTGCCAGGTTTTATTGTAAAAAGGAGAGGCTggacgtgcgtgtgtgtgtgtgtgtgtgtgtgtgtgtgtgtgtgtctccagatTGCGAGGACACACAAAACTCCTCAGGGATGCTTGCACTAAAACACAGGAATGGCTTTACAGAGCTTCACCACTCTGGAGCCAAGAGCCCATCCTTTTACTCTGGACTGCAGAACATctgcaagaaagaaagagagagagagacagacagagaaagaaagagagagagacacagacttTTAAATTATGTTGCTTTATAATTTAACATACtacagaacaaaacaaagactAAATGTATTTGTTGCCTATGACATGATCTACCTAAACTAatagaactttaaaaaaagtggcATAAATAAGATAAATATGACTGATTAAAACAGGTAATAGAGGCCATTCCTAGCTAGTTAATGTATAAATGCAAGTTTTACTATTGTGACTTGTCTGACAGCATCATATATCTTTATGAGCTGGTCTCATCTCCTTATCAAAGCTGAATTAGTCAAACCCAAGACCATTCCAACAAATGAAACTACAGTCTTGTAGATGTCTTGTATATCATTTTCTACACATTTTTGAGTTGATAGTTTTGAGTATCTTTGCAAACTGGAATTTGAATAAAAAGTTCTTTGGGTATAAACAATGTGTTTGCTTAACACCATTAACTTAAGTAATTAAGTTACTTGAACACATTGCTCTTTGTGCAGTAATTTACATCCTCCAGTTCTCATATCATTCAGGAATGGAGAAATAAACCGAAAATCTGTCAAGACTGCAGTTTGTCCTTCATTTTGCCTGCTTGCCTTCTCCTTACACCCCAACCATTAAACTTTGTGTTACATTTCCTGTATTTATTTGCTATGCTCTACATCTAGTTTACATATACTTTGAACGCACTAGAATCTTTGTCACAAGACCTGCAGTTAGGCGTTTGGTTATTTGAAGTGAATGGAATCCCTCTCGCGGTGAAAACAAACCACTCAAAACTGCCTGGAATGAACACACCCTCAACACATACAGTCAAACCCTTTTCTCTCGGAGATATTGGATTCTTTTGCGCCGATGTACTCAGATACAGTAGAAATGTAAGAAAGAGGCACAAAGAGGAAGACTTTATGTAACAGGTAGAGGGACACAGCAACAGGTTACCTGACATTTGTCCAGTGACTTTCTGACAACTGGTATACTAACACAGAACATGCTGACCCGCCGTACAGGCACTACAATACCACGGCATAGAGTGCAAACAGAGTCCACGGCATATGATAAGCATTttgaaaatataatataaacatgaatatgcatgtacagtagagagagagagataaagagagagcaGGATGGCAGCTCAGTTCCTGTTCCACTCCTCAACTTCTCACTTTCTAGTCCGAGGTCCGCTTCTGTTTATACGTCTTGGACCGACTCAATATTTTTGCATATGGCTGATACGAGTCCACATGTGCTTTCAATCATTTTACTTTAACATGTTGTAAGCACTAGGAACTGCCTTCCTTCAAAGTTTATGTATGTTTCAGCTTCTTTTCATTCCTCGTAGATCAGTAGATATCAGAAACTGAACTGTGACGGTTCAGCCTGAAGAACCAACAGGATGTTGCAGCTGACAACACAATTCAGTGACACTGTTATCACAGAAAAGCATggattaaattaatttaaattaagaaaaaatgtaTCATATCTACTCAGTCCACCTAGTACACTACAGAAGCTGTTTGTCATCATCCTTAGCAATACACACTAGTTTGTGGAGTCAGCATTCCTTTCATAAAGGGAAAGTTTGGTGTAGGGGTGGGAAATTCTGCATCCTCTGAGGAACATGACCATACACAGAATGGCAATCTGGCTACTAGTTATCTATCTTGCATATGATATGGACTAAGTGTGGCACTAATGGAAGGTCAGGTAATCACAAAAATGGACAGAGATCCTCtagggccagttgttcaaaattttatctggatcaaaatgtccggatttggaaatccatttttcctattcaggatcaggtaatccgtcttacttttatgccggtttttcaaagcaacattggattggatcaccctgatccagatacacagttttcaagattaccaaatcCGGATTACCACTGCTTAAATGGACACATACATGTGGGCTACAAATACGTacagaacaggtagaagagccaaATTGGTTACTCTAAGtgtttattttgagacaaaacgaAAAAATaaccccacttccattcataatttctttataacctcatctgagccactacaaataaaaaacatatacattaacaaatacattgtgggaagttttgaaaacatcttttaaaaaaaaaaaaggttaaaaatgaagtagtagtagtagaatgttccgggttcttcttcatctaaGGAGGAAAGACCAGAAATTGTATTAGATTTGCCTTGAAATTATATACGGTGATGAATgagattatatattattttgtatttatttttgttatttaaatctgtttgggggattgtttcatgaggacaagataatttttattttattttattttgttactaaacttaactaaggttaaacaagtcaagtgcaaaaaTTAAAAGTATATACACTAAATGATGCAAATGTATATTTGACCAATAAAGTTTTACTAAGTTTTTGtgctggaatccaccttgaaatccaccTGGAAATCCTCCCccctgttgggatcaggataatcctgtttttttggatcaaagttatccaaatcctactgacaagttttgaacaacacaaagtgAAGGTTTATAcagattaaaactaggattggattccgtgatctaatcgatttcagattccttctttaccttttgaacaacccatttaagatttgatccaatccgataaccaaaatccgattagtttacctttgaacaatGGCCCCTAGGGACCACAGTAAATGTCATTGTAAAACGGACAATCTGATGGTGGCAATATTGTAAAGTTTCTCTGAGAACCATAAATGTACATCACAAATGCCATGGCAATTTAGCCAAATTGTTCCTTGAGTACAAAGCAGACTATCAGATAAGAGAATGGCATATGGATGGTTCAAGCCTTTCAAGGATTCATCCCTTGGGGACCATAATTGTGCTTATTAGATTTGATGTCGAAATCTTGCATTTGTGACCTGatggtggcactagaggaaaTATAATGCAGGTAATCATAAACATTAGAAATTTATGGACCGTGAACATACACAGAAGATTTCATGGAAGTGAGGCTGTCAACACTGGGCTGGCTGGGGTCTGACTACACCATAGCAGCCCAATAATGACTTAACCCAGCAGAAATAGGCTGTTGGAGAAAATTTGCCATGTGATGCCACAGTCGATGGTCAAGGCGCTTAACGCTCTGGGGCCTGGATTTAAAGTCCAAAGAGACTGAAGTttcaggctggatagaaaatcccctgtagagacTAGAAAGAcacggaaaagaccgccgtaaagccgaaaacgtcaggattcaaacgaaaccgaaagtgagtaaatcgcttgtatggttcaaaagttattaaactatgaatcagaggtacgtttttactcgtgggcgagtgtctcgggctcagagggttaaaggtcccatggcatgaaaatttgactttaagagtttttttaacattaatatgagctCCCCCTGCCTGCCTATGGTCAcctagtggctagaaatggcaataggtgtaaaccgaggcctgggtatcctgctctgcccgGAATCTTGcaccttatgatgtcataaggggaaaggttacctcccctttcccacccatgagagagacatcatggcttttaaacgagcaaagtggcagttggtcaaggccacacccccagcctccaccttaaCCTCCACCGACACAAAGTAAAATAGATGGCCCACAGGCCCTTTGCTGCCGATGGCCCACTGATTAGGGTAACGCTGTTATGTTAGATGGTGTCATAGCAACAACAAGTGTGTTGACAAAGTATGTCCGGTT comes from Etheostoma spectabile isolate EspeVRDwgs_2016 chromosome 3, UIUC_Espe_1.0, whole genome shotgun sequence and encodes:
- the gpr4 gene encoding G-protein coupled receptor 4 codes for the protein MTMCNITFCNVDSKVDQFFQPTLYIIVIVLGLPTNCMALWAAYMQVRQRNELGIYLMNLSVADLLYITTLPLWIDYFLQHDDWIHGQESCKLFGFIFYTNIYVSIAFLCCISLDRYLAVAYPLRFAKVRRIKTAILVSAMVWTIEIIANSAPLFHDELFQDRFNHTFCFEKYPMQDWVAGMNLYRTFLGFLAPWTAMLVAYRGILVAVRCNVSTERQEKAKIQRLALSLILIVLLCFGPYHILLLVRSVMFIQKPCDCSSEESLFAAYHVSLALTSLNCVADPILYCFVNEGARHDVGRALSALLSAACKRRSSSSPSNADILNAGSVTFETPLAAKKQPCVYADGDKTNSYKTELVALKEECLQMTILSVRK